In one Umezawaea sp. Da 62-37 genomic region, the following are encoded:
- a CDS encoding Lsr2 family protein, translated as MAQKVLVQLVDDLDGTAGEDIETVQFGLDGVTYEIDLGQKNAAQLRDALADFVANARRTGGRAKRGNAVTSVGTKSSAAGHTKEQSRAIREWAKANGHELADRGRIPASVVEAFEAAHN; from the coding sequence ATGGCGCAGAAGGTTCTTGTTCAGCTCGTTGACGACCTGGACGGCACCGCGGGGGAGGACATCGAGACTGTCCAGTTTGGTCTCGACGGCGTCACCTACGAGATCGACCTCGGCCAGAAGAACGCGGCGCAGCTGCGGGACGCCCTGGCCGACTTCGTGGCGAACGCTCGGCGTACCGGCGGGCGGGCGAAGCGCGGCAACGCGGTGACGAGCGTCGGCACCAAGTCCTCCGCTGCTGGCCACACCAAGGAGCAGTCGAGGGCCATCCGTGAGTGGGCCAAGGCCAACGGACACGAGCTGGCGGACCGGGGGCGTATCCCTGCGAGTGTCGTTGAGGCGTTCGAAGCGGCTCACAACTGA
- a CDS encoding nucleotide-binding protein: protein MPNVTLVALPTDLEPKLLRQDEAGGALLELPRATPGEIEAFKQEYFEWDDFNVALLEASFDSSGWMTKTPVGDYRSVGALLVDIKLNQATPGIPEDRIDAVLNDIRAKCGVLRSIAKRLDVYPRDGANAQSVASQSGSAIFIVHGHALLRRENVRRFLEQVTGQQVIVLEDEANQGHDVLGKLLTSAEQAAYAVVLLTGDDEGRKIGDGEWRPRARQNVVLELGLFLGMLGRSKVAALYEGGVEIPSDFMGVVYISLDDEGWKMKLATELKSAGIEVDMNKAI, encoded by the coding sequence ATGCCCAACGTGACCCTGGTCGCCTTGCCAACTGATCTTGAACCGAAACTTCTCCGTCAGGACGAGGCCGGGGGTGCGTTGTTGGAGCTTCCTCGCGCTACGCCTGGCGAGATCGAAGCGTTCAAACAGGAGTATTTTGAGTGGGATGACTTCAACGTTGCACTGCTGGAGGCTTCGTTCGACTCCAGTGGATGGATGACGAAGACACCCGTTGGCGACTACCGCAGCGTCGGAGCCTTGCTCGTTGACATCAAGCTGAACCAGGCAACACCAGGTATCCCTGAAGACCGGATCGATGCTGTCTTGAATGACATCCGGGCGAAGTGTGGTGTCCTGCGGTCGATCGCAAAACGCCTAGACGTATACCCGCGTGATGGTGCCAATGCGCAGTCCGTTGCTTCGCAATCGGGTAGTGCGATCTTCATCGTCCATGGACATGCGCTGCTTCGTCGCGAAAATGTGCGCCGCTTCTTGGAACAGGTAACCGGTCAGCAAGTCATTGTGCTGGAGGACGAAGCAAACCAAGGGCACGATGTTCTTGGCAAGCTGCTGACAAGCGCAGAACAGGCAGCGTATGCGGTCGTTCTTCTCACTGGTGATGACGAAGGTCGCAAAATCGGCGATGGTGAGTGGCGCCCACGCGCGCGCCAAAATGTCGTTCTGGAACTGGGTCTCTTTCTGGGGATGCTCGGGCGATCCAAGGTCGCTGCTCTTTACGAAGGCGGCGTCGAGATTCCGAGTGATTTTATGGGCGTTGTGTACATCAGCTTGGATGATGAAGGCTGGAAAATGAAGCTCGCCACTGAGCTCAAGAGCGCGGGCATCGAGGTTGATATGAACAAGGCGATCTAG
- the ltrA gene encoding group II intron reverse transcriptase/maturase: MDELKSSVKPFDISKREVWDAYLKVKANGGAPGVDGCTIEEFEKDLKRNLAKIWNRMSSGSYFPPPVLAVEIPKPGGTRTLGVPTVADRIAQTVVARHLEQRAEPLFHQDSYGYRPGRSALDAVAVCRKRCWKKDWVVDLDIQKFFDSVPWDLMVQAVEAHTDARWVLLYVKRWLAVPLQRPDGTLLQRDRGTPQGSAVSPVLANLFLHYAFDTWMSRNFPGVTFERYVDDAVVHCVSERQARMLVEAIGERMVEVGLRLHPDKTKVVYCKDGKRSRDHPVTSFTFLGFTFHARGARGKNGEIFTSFLPAVSKDALKKMSAQVRAWRLHLRTGRTFAELAREINPVVRGWMQYYGAFYQTALYPLLRRVNYYLMRWVRKKYRKVRTFKKFHKRWKQVTATWPNLFAQWRWVHSIW, encoded by the coding sequence ATGGACGAGCTGAAGTCATCAGTGAAACCGTTCGACATTTCGAAGCGGGAGGTTTGGGACGCATACCTGAAGGTGAAGGCCAATGGGGGTGCTCCGGGGGTGGATGGGTGCACGATCGAGGAATTCGAGAAGGATCTGAAGAGAAATCTCGCGAAGATCTGGAATCGGATGTCATCGGGCAGCTATTTCCCGCCCCCGGTTCTGGCGGTAGAGATACCGAAACCAGGCGGCACAAGAACGCTCGGCGTGCCCACTGTGGCTGACAGAATCGCCCAAACGGTGGTGGCCAGGCATCTGGAGCAACGGGCGGAACCGTTGTTCCATCAGGATTCCTATGGCTATCGACCGGGGCGGTCGGCGTTGGACGCGGTTGCGGTATGCCGGAAGCGATGCTGGAAGAAGGACTGGGTGGTCGATTTGGACATCCAGAAGTTCTTCGACAGTGTGCCGTGGGACTTGATGGTCCAGGCGGTGGAGGCTCACACCGACGCTCGTTGGGTGCTGCTGTATGTGAAACGGTGGCTTGCTGTGCCGTTGCAGCGGCCCGACGGGACCTTGCTGCAGCGAGACCGGGGAACCCCACAGGGGTCAGCGGTGTCACCCGTATTGGCGAATCTGTTTCTTCATTATGCGTTCGATACGTGGATGTCCCGGAACTTTCCGGGTGTCACTTTTGAACGTTACGTCGACGATGCGGTTGTGCATTGCGTCAGTGAACGTCAGGCGCGCATGCTGGTCGAGGCGATCGGGGAACGGATGGTCGAAGTCGGGTTGCGGTTGCATCCGGACAAGACCAAGGTGGTGTACTGCAAGGACGGGAAACGCAGTCGGGATCACCCGGTGACGTCGTTCACGTTCTTGGGGTTCACTTTCCACGCCCGCGGGGCGCGGGGCAAGAACGGGGAGATATTCACTTCGTTCCTGCCCGCGGTCAGTAAGGATGCCCTCAAGAAGATGAGTGCGCAGGTGCGAGCCTGGCGGCTACATCTACGCACCGGCCGTACTTTCGCCGAACTCGCCCGGGAGATCAACCCGGTCGTGCGCGGTTGGATGCAGTACTACGGCGCGTTCTACCAGACTGCGCTGTATCCCTTGCTTAGGCGTGTCAACTACTACCTGATGCGCTGGGTCCGCAAGAAGTATCGGAAGGTCAGGACCTTCAAGAAGTTCCACAAGCGATGGAAACAGGTGACCGCTACGTGGCCGAACCTGTTCGCTCAGTGGAGATGGGTCCATTCGATCTGGTGA
- a CDS encoding DDE-type integrase/transposase/recombinase translates to MTNTFADLRAVDVSVKKSCALTGLSRATHYRHLNPGGPVHGPWPARRPPPQALDAGERALVLEMLTGPAYRDLAIPQVWARELDQGRYWCSVSTMYRIARAAGQVRERRRVATHPARVRPELLARSPGEVWSWDITALKGPVKGVWYKCYVVLDIFSRYVTGWLVAAAEDAVLAKDFLADAIARNGARPHTIHADRGGAMVSKPVSELLVGLGVLRSHSRPRTSNDNPYSEAQFKTLKYMPDFPDRFGSLADARVFCEGFFLAYNHEHRHSGIGMHTPASVHFGTAGQVRDHRQTVLDKAYARHPERFTRRPRPPELPGVAWINQPVEQPQPAS, encoded by the coding sequence CTGACGAACACGTTCGCCGACCTGCGGGCGGTGGACGTCTCGGTGAAGAAATCCTGTGCCCTGACAGGATTGTCGCGGGCGACGCACTATCGACACCTCAACCCGGGCGGCCCCGTGCACGGGCCGTGGCCGGCACGGAGACCACCACCGCAGGCCCTGGACGCCGGCGAACGCGCCCTGGTGCTCGAGATGCTGACCGGGCCGGCTTACCGGGACCTGGCGATCCCGCAGGTGTGGGCACGGGAACTGGACCAGGGCCGGTACTGGTGTTCGGTGTCCACGATGTACCGGATCGCCCGTGCCGCCGGCCAGGTCCGCGAACGTCGTCGGGTGGCCACCCACCCGGCCAGGGTCCGGCCCGAACTGCTGGCCCGCAGTCCTGGTGAGGTGTGGTCCTGGGACATCACCGCGTTGAAAGGGCCGGTGAAAGGGGTGTGGTACAAGTGCTATGTCGTGTTGGACATCTTTTCCCGCTATGTCACCGGGTGGTTGGTCGCGGCCGCGGAGGACGCGGTACTGGCCAAGGACTTCCTGGCCGACGCCATTGCCCGCAACGGTGCCCGGCCGCATACGATCCACGCCGATCGCGGTGGTGCGATGGTGTCCAAACCGGTCTCGGAACTCCTCGTGGGCCTGGGTGTCCTGCGGTCGCATTCCCGTCCTCGAACCTCGAACGACAACCCGTATTCCGAAGCGCAGTTCAAGACCTTGAAGTACATGCCCGACTTTCCCGACCGGTTCGGATCCCTGGCCGACGCCCGCGTGTTCTGCGAGGGTTTCTTCCTGGCCTACAACCATGAGCACCGTCATTCCGGTATCGGAATGCACACTCCCGCGTCGGTGCACTTCGGGACCGCGGGGCAGGTCCGTGACCACCGCCAAACCGTGCTCGACAAGGCCTACGCCCGACATCCGGAGCGGTTCACACGCCGTCCTCGTCCGCCCGAACTGCCCGGGGTGGCCTGGATCAACCAGCCCGTCGAGCAACCACAACCGGCTTCCTAG
- a CDS encoding toll/interleukin-1 receptor domain-containing protein has product MRLNLPELVGDGQYALVVASDGVKHVFVSYVREDNEQVDKLCEALDAAQIPYWRDRTALAPGDEWKRKIREAIRAGSLVFLACFSDQSRAKPKSYMNEELALAVEEFRLLPPGATWLIPVRFDEGDVPEWSLGAGRTLTDLNYADLFGAKYIPSLVSLMNTVGKVMGTPSADPATVRASIEEADAAERPAMLRRATKDMVIDPARRIQLDDLISQETQRVLIAMRDEERFPTQLPGGTQDEQLVQCAEITASYVQLVDPLCASLQVAARWGEGQALMPWVTALKAVASEAMKPKSGNTALLELRHVPALVATFTAALAAIGQGRWDNLKTLLVDVTIPSKSGDGASTLVQAENPWVPFPDWRYLLPSLVARSAMTGKDPRVVVELFNSRQMNRCHAPVAEWLHVILRSNFIEQYADDVAYSEAFDRAEVVLGLISQDIVNIEIGADSERSWAKRSKWFGRSTWRADYSSGAAGVVAAEIKMNGASWAPLSAGLFGGRFDRATVAAGDYIEQFTEMARSY; this is encoded by the coding sequence TTGCGGCTGAACTTGCCGGAACTGGTCGGTGACGGCCAGTACGCTCTGGTAGTGGCGAGTGATGGAGTTAAGCATGTCTTCGTGTCCTACGTACGTGAGGACAACGAGCAAGTCGACAAGCTGTGTGAGGCACTGGACGCCGCTCAGATCCCGTACTGGCGTGACCGCACTGCGCTTGCTCCAGGTGATGAGTGGAAGCGGAAGATTCGCGAGGCCATCCGCGCGGGATCGCTCGTGTTCCTCGCTTGCTTCTCCGACCAGTCACGCGCCAAGCCAAAATCGTATATGAACGAGGAACTCGCCCTCGCCGTGGAGGAGTTCCGCCTGCTCCCGCCTGGCGCTACTTGGTTGATCCCTGTCCGTTTCGATGAAGGCGACGTCCCCGAGTGGTCGCTCGGCGCCGGACGGACGTTGACTGATCTCAACTACGCAGATTTGTTCGGTGCCAAATACATCCCTAGCCTCGTGTCGCTGATGAACACAGTCGGCAAGGTGATGGGGACACCTAGCGCAGACCCCGCGACGGTCAGGGCATCGATCGAAGAGGCCGACGCTGCCGAGCGTCCTGCCATGCTTCGCCGTGCAACCAAGGATATGGTCATCGACCCGGCACGTCGGATCCAATTGGACGACCTCATCTCGCAGGAGACGCAACGGGTCCTCATCGCTATGCGAGATGAGGAAAGGTTTCCAACTCAGCTACCTGGGGGAACACAGGACGAGCAGCTGGTGCAGTGCGCAGAGATCACTGCATCCTACGTTCAGCTAGTTGACCCGCTGTGCGCATCGCTTCAGGTTGCCGCCCGTTGGGGCGAGGGGCAAGCACTCATGCCATGGGTTACAGCGCTTAAAGCTGTTGCTAGCGAGGCCATGAAGCCGAAGAGTGGCAACACGGCTCTTCTTGAGTTGAGGCATGTGCCCGCCTTGGTTGCGACGTTTACCGCCGCACTTGCCGCGATTGGCCAGGGTCGCTGGGACAACCTAAAAACCTTGTTGGTTGATGTGACGATCCCAAGTAAGAGTGGTGACGGAGCCAGTACGCTAGTCCAAGCGGAGAACCCCTGGGTTCCTTTTCCTGACTGGAGATACCTGCTCCCGAGTTTGGTTGCGAGATCTGCCATGACTGGCAAGGATCCACGTGTCGTCGTTGAGCTTTTTAATAGCAGGCAGATGAATCGATGTCATGCGCCCGTGGCTGAGTGGCTTCATGTAATACTTCGCTCGAATTTCATCGAACAATATGCGGATGACGTTGCGTATAGTGAAGCCTTTGATAGGGCTGAGGTCGTCCTTGGGTTGATCTCCCAAGATATCGTCAATATTGAGATCGGAGCGGACTCGGAGCGTTCTTGGGCGAAGCGCTCAAAGTGGTTTGGTCGCTCCACTTGGCGTGCAGACTACAGTTCTGGAGCCGCTGGCGTTGTCGCGGCAGAGATCAAGATGAATGGAGCGTCGTGGGCTCCACTGTCAGCAGGATTGTTTGGTGGTCGATTTGATCGGGCTACTGTGGCAGCTGGCGACTATATCGAGCAGTTCACAGAGATGGCCCGCTCTTACTAG